The region GCGTGACCGCTCCGAGCAGCGGCCGGACCGCTTCGCGGTCGGCGAAAAGGTCGATGCCAAGGTGACCAACATCGACGCGTCGAGCCGACGTATCTCGATGTCGATCAAGGCCAACGAGATCGCCGAAGAAAAGACGGCGATGGCGCAGTTCGGCTCGTCCGACAGCGGCGCCTCGCTGGGTGACATTCTCGGGGCGGCCATCCGCGAAAAGCAGCAGGAAACCCAGGAAATGATCGGCGACACGCCGGCGCCTGAAGCTGCGGCACCCGCGGAAGAGGAAGCGGCCGACGCGGCTGCGGCACCGGAAGCTGCGGCCGAAGAGGCCGAAGCGACCGAGGCCACGGAAGAAGAGGAAGGCGCGGCGAAGTCGTAAGGCTTCCGCGCCTGACTGGCCGCCATGTCCTACGATCCGGACGCCCTGCTTGACCGCCGCCGGCTGAAGCGCCGGCTGCGTGTCTGGCAGGCCGTCACCCTGCTGGTCGTTATCGTCGCCACCCTGGCCTATCTCCAGGCCGAAGGCGCGCTGGTGCGCGGCGAGCGGATCGTGCGCATCCATGTCGAAGGGGTGATCGTCCGCGACGGCGCCCGCAGCCGGGCGCTGGCCCGGCTGGCCGAGAGTGACGACGTGCGCGGCTTGATCGTGCATATCGACAGCCCCGGTGGCAGCGTCGTCGGCGGTGAAGATTTGTACAACGACCTGCGCGCCGTCGCGCAAGCCAAGCCGGTCGCCGCCGTGATGGGGACCGTGGCGACCTCGGCCGCGTATATGACGGCCATCGCCTCCGACCGCGTCTTCGCCCGCGAAGGCACGATCACCGGTTCGATCGGGGTGATTCTTCAAACCGCCAATGTGAGCGAACTGCTCGGGCGGATCGGCGTTGAGCCCATCACCATCAAATCGAGCGAGCTGAAAGGCGTGCCGTCACCCGTCGAACCGCTGACCCCGGA is a window of Alphaproteobacteria bacterium DNA encoding:
- the sppA gene encoding signal peptide peptidase SppA is translated as MSYDPDALLDRRRLKRRLRVWQAVTLLVVIVATLAYLQAEGALVRGERIVRIHVEGVIVRDGARSRALARLAESDDVRGLIVHIDSPGGSVVGGEDLYNDLRAVAQAKPVAAVMGTVATSAAYMTAIASDRVFAREGTITGSIGVILQTANVSELLGRIGVEPITIKSSELKGVPSPVEPLTPEGRAATQQVVLDLYDFFVDLVIARRPIDAEDVRLLADGRVFSGRQAVDNNLIDAIGGEAAAIGWMVRERDLPDGLPVETVRTGRDEDGFLEKISGLAGKSLFSNALTLDGLVSLWQPSAR